One stretch of Pomacea canaliculata isolate SZHN2017 linkage group LG1, ASM307304v1, whole genome shotgun sequence DNA includes these proteins:
- the LOC112558504 gene encoding methyltransferase-like protein 23 isoform X2, whose translation MNPNNTMCEFTSTKMFTFTDEDSEELLEVIIPEIAEAAYGMYTWPCAPVLAQYVWYHRHRLHGKNVLEIGSGTALTGIVAAKCGAHVILSDSGLHPECLENCHRSCRANGLIDVEITPITWGLITPNFLSLPQIHFIFGSDCFYDTKDFEDVLVTVSFLLHQNPLAEFWCTYQERSASRSIKFYLQKWGLQAEFVPTDTFFTKEQTNDAPGLDSVHMILITLLTDSQVQMSSAISS comes from the exons ATGAATCCAAACAATACGATGTGCGAATTtacatcaacaaaaatgtttacctttACTGATGAGGATAGCGAAGAATTACTAGAAGTTATTATTCCAGAG ATTGCTGAAGCAGCATATGGCATGTATACATGGCCATGCGCACCAGTGCTGGCTCAGTATGTGTGGTATCATCGTCATCGTTTGCATGGGAAAAATGTGTTGGAG atAGGCAGTGGTACAGCTCTCACTGGTATTGTGGCAGCTAAATGTGGAGCCCATGTGATTCTCAGTGATTCTGGTTTGCATCCTGAATGTCTGGAAAACTGTCACAGGAGTTGCAGAGCAAATGGATTAATAGATGTGGAGATTACACCCATAACTTGGGGCTTAATCACACCCAATTTTCTCAGTTTACCCCAAATCCACTTCATTTTTGGTTCTGACTGCTTTTATGATACAAAAG ATTTTGAAGATGTGCTGGTAACAGTTTCTTTTCTGCTGCATCAGAATCCTTTGGCAGAGTTTTGGTGCACTTATCAGGAAAGAAG TGCATCAAGGTCCATCAAGTTTTACTTACAGAAATGGGGATTACAAGCTGAATTTGTGCCCACTGACACCTTTTTCACAAAGGAACAAACTAATGATGCTCCTGGACTTGACAGTGTCCACATGATTCTCATAACGTTACTTACAGACAGCCAAGTACAGATGTCTAGTGCTATATCTTCATGa
- the LOC112558504 gene encoding methyltransferase-like protein 23 isoform X1: MEEIVVKTITMNPNNTMCEFTSTKMFTFTDEDSEELLEVIIPEIAEAAYGMYTWPCAPVLAQYVWYHRHRLHGKNVLEIGSGTALTGIVAAKCGAHVILSDSGLHPECLENCHRSCRANGLIDVEITPITWGLITPNFLSLPQIHFIFGSDCFYDTKDFEDVLVTVSFLLHQNPLAEFWCTYQERSASRSIKFYLQKWGLQAEFVPTDTFFTKEQTNDAPGLDSVHMILITLLTDSQVQMSSAISS, encoded by the exons ATGGAGGAAATCG TTGTCAAAACAATCACAATGAATCCAAACAATACGATGTGCGAATTtacatcaacaaaaatgtttacctttACTGATGAGGATAGCGAAGAATTACTAGAAGTTATTATTCCAGAG ATTGCTGAAGCAGCATATGGCATGTATACATGGCCATGCGCACCAGTGCTGGCTCAGTATGTGTGGTATCATCGTCATCGTTTGCATGGGAAAAATGTGTTGGAG atAGGCAGTGGTACAGCTCTCACTGGTATTGTGGCAGCTAAATGTGGAGCCCATGTGATTCTCAGTGATTCTGGTTTGCATCCTGAATGTCTGGAAAACTGTCACAGGAGTTGCAGAGCAAATGGATTAATAGATGTGGAGATTACACCCATAACTTGGGGCTTAATCACACCCAATTTTCTCAGTTTACCCCAAATCCACTTCATTTTTGGTTCTGACTGCTTTTATGATACAAAAG ATTTTGAAGATGTGCTGGTAACAGTTTCTTTTCTGCTGCATCAGAATCCTTTGGCAGAGTTTTGGTGCACTTATCAGGAAAGAAG TGCATCAAGGTCCATCAAGTTTTACTTACAGAAATGGGGATTACAAGCTGAATTTGTGCCCACTGACACCTTTTTCACAAAGGAACAAACTAATGATGCTCCTGGACTTGACAGTGTCCACATGATTCTCATAACGTTACTTACAGACAGCCAAGTACAGATGTCTAGTGCTATATCTTCATGa
- the LOC112558504 gene encoding methyltransferase-like protein 23 isoform X3, translating into MEEIVVKTITMNPNNTMCEFTSTKMFTFTDEDSEELLEVIIPEIAEAAYGMYTWPCAPVLAQYVWYHRHRLHGKNVLEIGSGTALTGIVAAKCGAHVILSDSGLHPECLENCHRSCRANGLIDVEITPITWGLITPNFLSLPQIHFIFGSDCFYDTKESFGRVLVHLSGKKCIKVHQVLLTEMGITS; encoded by the exons ATGGAGGAAATCG TTGTCAAAACAATCACAATGAATCCAAACAATACGATGTGCGAATTtacatcaacaaaaatgtttacctttACTGATGAGGATAGCGAAGAATTACTAGAAGTTATTATTCCAGAG ATTGCTGAAGCAGCATATGGCATGTATACATGGCCATGCGCACCAGTGCTGGCTCAGTATGTGTGGTATCATCGTCATCGTTTGCATGGGAAAAATGTGTTGGAG atAGGCAGTGGTACAGCTCTCACTGGTATTGTGGCAGCTAAATGTGGAGCCCATGTGATTCTCAGTGATTCTGGTTTGCATCCTGAATGTCTGGAAAACTGTCACAGGAGTTGCAGAGCAAATGGATTAATAGATGTGGAGATTACACCCATAACTTGGGGCTTAATCACACCCAATTTTCTCAGTTTACCCCAAATCCACTTCATTTTTGGTTCTGACTGCTTTTATGATACAAAAG AATCCTTTGGCAGAGTTTTGGTGCACTTATCAGGAAAGAAG TGCATCAAGGTCCATCAAGTTTTACTTACAGAAATGGGGATTACAAGCTGA